The Lagopus muta isolate bLagMut1 chromosome 4, bLagMut1 primary, whole genome shotgun sequence genome has a window encoding:
- the LOC125692508 gene encoding uncharacterized protein LOC125692508: MWRSESGVEPAATSPSPFWEILALLGREPGMEWLLRSPNGCTGWLGSSGQEPGGGDGVDELSHVSEKHPLGPWPLKTLMLLEGSRSNQQWQLYCEGLKNFLAFREYMALRAVWPVPVSQVKGFLAIMECQDLPPTKIIMYMEGLSFISKMVDHPDPLQDPAVCHMISRLKCKTALSKDKYSPVTIEVLRSLLGTLESVCSSPYECILFRALFTVAFWGALRTEEIVANHKNVVQPKLLYLSDLQLTGWSANLCLHTSQIGQERSLVQLALSSEMWVCPIKALRVYVAARPRGEGLLFVHLDSRPVTKREFLTVFRRALGLAGHPPTHYGVHSFWLGALVTAWSSWVF; the protein is encoded by the exons ATGTGGCGCTCTGAGAGTGGGGTCGAGCCGGCTGCTACCAGCCCTTCGCCGTTCTGGGAGATCCTCGCCTTGCTGGGGCGAGAACCCGGCATGGAGTGGCTGCTGCGTAGTCCAAATGGCTGCACTGGGTGGCTGGGTTCAAGCGGACAGGAGCCTGGTGGCGGGGACGGAGTGG atgaGCTCAGCCATGTTTCTGAGAAGCATCCCTTAGGTCCTTGGCCCCTGAAGACTCTTATGTTACTGGAGGGCTCAAGAAGTAACCAGCAATGGCAGCTCTACTGTGAGGGCCTGAAGAATTTTCTTGCCTTTAGAGAATACATGGCACTGCGTGCAGTTTGGCCAGTTCCAGTGAGTCAAGTGAAAGGCTTCTTGGCCATCATGGAGTGCCAGGATCTGCCTcccacaaaaataataatgtacaTGGAAGGACTATCTTTCATCTCCAAAATGGTAGATCATCCTGATCCTCTTCAAGACCCTGCTGTCTGTCACATGATATCAAGATTGAAATGTAAGACTGCTCTTTCAAAAGATAAATACTCTCCTGTAACAATTGAAGTGTTAAGATCTCTCCTGGGAACTCTGGAGTCTGTGTGTAGCTCTCCTTACGAGTGTATATTGTTCCGTGCCTTATTTACTGTGGCTTTCTGGGGGGCACTACGCACAGAAGAAATAGTGGCAAATCACAAAAATGTAGTGCAGCCAAAGCTCTTGTACTTGAGTGATCTCCAGCTGACTGGCTGGAGTGCAAACCTTTGCTTGCATACATCTCAAATAGGTCAAGAAAGGTCTTTGGTCCAACTGGCACTTTCTAGTGAGATGTGGGTATGTCCTATTAAAGCTCTCCGTGTCTATGTGGCAGCACGGCCACGGGGAGAGGGTCTTCTCTTTGTGCATTTGGATAGTAGACCTGTCACAAAGAGGGAGTTCCTAACAGTCTTCCGACGTGCTCTTGGACTTGCTGGACATCCTCCAACTCATTATGGTGTGCATTCCTTCTGGCTGGGGGCTCTTGTAACAGCGTGGTCTTCATGGGTATTCTGA